From the genome of Streptomyces sp. NBC_00523:
GCGTGTTCTGCAAATCGAGCTGCTGAAACTCCAACGGTGGGCTCAGGAGTCCGGGGCCAGAATCGTCGCCCTCTTCGAGGGACGAGACGCGGCTGGTAAGGGGGGAACGATTCAGCGCTTCAGTGAACGGCTCAACCCTCGTGGCGCACGGATCGTGGCCCTGGACAAACCGTCCGATCGCGAGGCGGGACAGTGGTACTTCCAGCGGTATGTACCGCACCTGCCCGCGCGCGGAGAGATCGTGTTCTTCGACCGTTCCTGGTACAACCGGGCCGGCGTGGAGAAGGTGATGGGATTCTGCGCCGATGAGGAGTACAACCGGTTTCTTCGCCAGTGCCCCGTCTTCGAGGAAATGCTCGTGGACGACGGGATCATCCTGATCAAGTTCTGGTTCTCGGTCTCGCGGGCAGAGCAACGCACCCGCTTCGCGATCCGGCAGGTGGACCCCCTGCGGCGGTGGAAGCTGTCACCGACCGATGTCGCCTCACTGGACCTGTGGGACGCCTACACAAAAGCCAAGGTTGCGATGTTCCGCGCGACCGACACCGAATACGCTCCTTGGACCGTTGTCAAAAACAATGACAAACGGCGCGGGCGCCTGGAGGCGATGCGCAGTCTGCTGTGGCGCATCCCTTACGACAACAAGGACCCGGAGGCCATCGGTGAGCCCGACCCGCTGATCGTCGGAGGAGCCGAGACGCTCATGGAACGGGGCGAGGAACCTGCTGACCTCTCCCCCACACCGCTCACCAGGACACACGACGGCCCGGGAAATCACCCTTCCGCCTGACTGATCCCCGCAGTTGCCTGTGGTTTCACCCGTTTGAACGACTTGTCATCGGCGCGTTCGGTCGCCGGGGCGGGGTGCTCGTCCCACCGCTCAGAGGGCGACAACCGCGCCCTCGCGCATCCACCCCCGCCCATCCGCGGCCGCGTCGGTGGTGACCAGCACATAGCCGTACTCGTTGTAGGAGGCGCCCTCACACGTGGCCGCGCCGACGATGTCGCCGGCGTACTTCGTCTTGACGACGGCACTGCTCGGGTTCGGGTCCTCATAGACACCAGCGGTCGGCCACACGACCTTGTACTGGCATCCTGCCGAGGCCGACGCAGCCGCGACCGGGCTGACGGCGAGCGAACCGCCGAAGGCGAACGCGGTGATCAGGACGCTGGTGACGAGAGGCCTGGTGAGCATGATGGTTGCGGCTCCAGAACGGTAGGGATGTGTCGCGTACATGATGGCAGCCCCCGGTGAGAGCGCGACACATGGCCCTGCCACCAGCGCCCTTGGGCCGTCTGTGCGCATGGTGGGAGGGTGCGAAAAACGGTGTGCGCTGTGGGCGCGGCGAGTGTGGAATCGGGCTGGCTGCGGTACGTGCGAACGGCCGCCTGGAGCACGTGGGCTCCGCAGATCCGGGCCGTAGAGGCGGAAGCGGAGTTGCGGGTGGGGATGCGCGGTCTGGTGATGCCCGTGATGGGCCCCGGCGTCGGCTTCGTCGTGGAGGCCGTCGACCATCGGGCCCGTACCTGGCGGTGGCGCGTGCGGGTGGGGCCGGTGGGCATGCGTCTGTGGCATACCGTTCGGGCCGGCACGCCGATCGGTACGGAAGCCGAGGTGCGCATCGACGGGACCGCGCCGGTCGTGATCGCGTGCGCACCACTGGCTCGCCGCGCGTTGCGCCGCCTGGTCGACGGCTGAGCCGTTACGGACGTGAGCGCCGCCTCCGCCCTCGCCCTCGGCCATGAGCCGGACGGCCCCGCCTCTAGGCTGATCACCCAGTACATGCACACTGAACGAATCGTTTTGCTATTGGGACGGGAATCAGGATGGGCCTTCGCAATTGGTGGATCAGGCGCAGGGCCAACACACAGATCGAGCGGATCGTGGATGCCGTGAGAACAGGCAAGGCGCTGATGGCTGACGCGACCGCGCTCGAAGCATCCGGGGTGCAGGAGGAGATCGCCGGTGTCGTGGAGGTCTGCGACGACCACCTCCACTTCAAATCCAACGCGGATCTCAAGACCAGGGCGGACGGCTGGCGCATCGACAAGGCCGGAATCGAGGGTGTCCACGACGGGAACGATCCAGGTGAAGTGGTGATTGCCTTCCGCGCGTCGGAACGCTTCCACGCCATCGTGGTGACGCCGGTGTTGCATGCAGACAAGTGGCGTTCACTCGGGGCCCTGTGAGCCGCACACAGCACCCAGCAGCTGCGCGCCCGGTCCCCTAGCAGGTCCGATCGTCAGGCGCCGGTCCGGAAACCACTTGCGGGCCTCCCCGAATCAGCCGCTTGCGTCGACTGCCTTGCGCTGTAGGCGAGTTCATTTTTCGTTTGTCGTGCAACCTTCTCCCCGTCATGGGGGTCTCCGATGCGAGCCCTCATACCTCGTACGCCAGTGGCTCCGCGTACGCGACCAAGGAGAGATTTGTGGGCATGTGCACCACATTGGCCCTAGCCGTCTGCGCCGTTACAGCGTTGTCGGGAGGCGCGGCAGTCGCGGCTCCCAGCGGTGCAACCGGGGGAAGCGCGGCTACCACCGTGCGCGAGGACTTCAACGGCGACGGCTATCAGGACCTCGCCGTCGCCGCCCCCGCCGCCACGGTGGCCGGGCACGCACGGGCCGGCTACATCGCCGTCAGCTACGGGTCGTCCAACGGCCTGACGACGGCGAACACCACGGTCATCGACCAGAACACAGCGGGCGTGCCGGGGACGCCCGGAGTCGGCCAGGCCTTCGGCTACCGGATGGTTGCCGAGGACCTCGACCACGACGGGCTGACCGACCTCGCTCTGGTCACCCATGAGCGGTTCGTGGGCGAGGGGTACGCCATCAACGGCTCCGTCATCCTGCTGTGGGGCAGCTCCGGCGGCATCACCGGGCAGGGCGCGGTCCGTGTGCCTACGTCGCCCGACTACCAGATCGGAGACGACCTCACCGCCGGCGACTTCAACGGCGACGGGACGACGGATCTGATGATGCTGAACGGTGACGACGGGTGGCAGCGCGACGTGCTCTACGGGCCGTTCACCCGGGCCGGGAAGCCCGCCGGCGAGCAGGGAATCTTCATGTCCGACACGGACAACGACATGTCGGACACCGCCGCGGGCGACTTCAATGGTGACGGTATCGACGACCTGTGCACGTTCTTCGCGTACGAGAACCACGCCGAGGGCGGCAAGCTGTGGCTGGGCACCTCCAAGGGACTGTCCAAGACCTCGACCCCGCTCCCGAGCGCCGCGGCCACCGCGGTCGGTGACTTCGACAAGGACGGCAAGGACGACCTCGCCACCCGGGTGGTCCCGAACGGCATCACGGAGGACCTGGCCACCGACCCCGGAACCGTGAAGATCTACTACGGTTCCGCGTCCGGGCTCAGCACCACCCGTACGAAGACGATCACCCAGGACACCGCGGGTGTGCCCGGGGTGGGCGAGAGGGGAGACCAGTTCGGCGCCCGGCTCAGCGCGGGTGACGTCAACGGCGACGGCTACGCGGATCTGGCCGCCGGTGTGCCTTTCGAGGCCATCGAGACGGCCGAGGGGGCAGGCGCCGTGGTGCTGCTGAAGGGTGGCTCCGGCGGACTGAGCGGTACCGGTTCGCAGTCCTTCCACCAGGACTCGGCCGGGGTGCCGGGCGTGGCGGAGGCCGGTGACCACTTCGGCGGATCGGTCCGGCTGCTCGACATCAACAAGGACGGCAAGGCAGACCTGGCAGCCGGTGCACCCGACGAGGACCTCGACGCTGTCGCGGACGGTGGTGCCGTGTGGTCGCTGCGGGGCGCTTCCTCGGGCCTGACCGCCACGGGCTCGTTCGCCTTCAACCCGGTCGACCTGGGCGCCCCGGTGCTCGAGGCCCGCTTCGGCCTGAACCTGGCGAACGACAACGGTCCGAACATCGGCTGACGCACCCGGCGAAGACGGGGCTGGTGCCGTTCCGTGGCCACGGCGGCACCACCCCCGGTCCGGAGGCCCTGTGCGCCTCCCCGGCAATCCATGGGGAGCGAAAACCGAAACCCCTGAATGCGCCGGATTCCGTAGGTTCCACACGATTCCCCCTCCCGGCACCCTGACGACGGCGGCCCGGCGCCTTCTATCCCTCGATGTCCCGCGCTGTCAACTCCTCTTCCCCGTCGCGGAGTCGGCGCCCTAGGCTCGGACCGTGACGCACATGAGCTGGTCGGAGCTGCTGCAGCTGGGTACGGCCGACCCCACCTTGACCTTCGCCCGCCAGAAGTGGACCCAGCCGGGAAAGTTCGTCTGGGTG
Proteins encoded in this window:
- the ppk2 gene encoding polyphosphate kinase 2, whose product is MNEAEERARLLRGLSVDESRPERPMLLDDSGEVIQTWRDNHPYDHRLRRKEYERTKRVLQIELLKLQRWAQESGARIVALFEGRDAAGKGGTIQRFSERLNPRGARIVALDKPSDREAGQWYFQRYVPHLPARGEIVFFDRSWYNRAGVEKVMGFCADEEYNRFLRQCPVFEEMLVDDGIILIKFWFSVSRAEQRTRFAIRQVDPLRRWKLSPTDVASLDLWDAYTKAKVAMFRATDTEYAPWTVVKNNDKRRGRLEAMRSLLWRIPYDNKDPEAIGEPDPLIVGGAETLMERGEEPADLSPTPLTRTHDGPGNHPSA
- a CDS encoding glycosyltransferase; this translates as MLTRPLVTSVLITAFAFGGSLAVSPVAAASASAGCQYKVVWPTAGVYEDPNPSSAVVKTKYAGDIVGAATCEGASYNEYGYVLVTTDAAADGRGWMREGAVVAL
- a CDS encoding SRPBCC family protein, encoding MGAASVESGWLRYVRTAAWSTWAPQIRAVEAEAELRVGMRGLVMPVMGPGVGFVVEAVDHRARTWRWRVRVGPVGMRLWHTVRAGTPIGTEAEVRIDGTAPVVIACAPLARRALRRLVDG
- a CDS encoding FG-GAP and VCBS repeat-containing protein; this encodes MCTTLALAVCAVTALSGGAAVAAPSGATGGSAATTVREDFNGDGYQDLAVAAPAATVAGHARAGYIAVSYGSSNGLTTANTTVIDQNTAGVPGTPGVGQAFGYRMVAEDLDHDGLTDLALVTHERFVGEGYAINGSVILLWGSSGGITGQGAVRVPTSPDYQIGDDLTAGDFNGDGTTDLMMLNGDDGWQRDVLYGPFTRAGKPAGEQGIFMSDTDNDMSDTAAGDFNGDGIDDLCTFFAYENHAEGGKLWLGTSKGLSKTSTPLPSAAATAVGDFDKDGKDDLATRVVPNGITEDLATDPGTVKIYYGSASGLSTTRTKTITQDTAGVPGVGERGDQFGARLSAGDVNGDGYADLAAGVPFEAIETAEGAGAVVLLKGGSGGLSGTGSQSFHQDSAGVPGVAEAGDHFGGSVRLLDINKDGKADLAAGAPDEDLDAVADGGAVWSLRGASSGLTATGSFAFNPVDLGAPVLEARFGLNLANDNGPNIG